AGAATTCCTGAATGCGGGAGAGCCCCCGGCGGCCCACCACGATGGTGCCGAAACCGCCGCGCTTGGCCGTCTCGTAGATCGCCCCCGAGCGGCTGGCGGCACCGGTTTGCAGTTCGGTCTGGATGCGCCCGACGGGAACACCGGCCGTAACCATGACGTTTTTGGCACTGTCCAGCTTGGCGCGCAGCTCCCGATCGACCTCGGCCATCAGCCCCTTTTCGCCCCCACCGCCAAAGATGGCTTCGTGGACCCCCTGGGGCCCACCAAAACCCTTGAGAACGGTCATCAGGGTGATGTCGAAGCTCCCCCCCACGGCCATCTGCGCCACATGCGCAACGGCCTTATCGGCCCCCTCGGAGCCGTCATAGGCCAGCAGCAGCTTGCCGGGTTTGGGCTTGCCGCCCACCATCCAGACCGGCACCTCCTGGCTCTTCTGGATCAGCTTGAGGGCCGTGCTGCCCACCACGATGTCCTTGAGGCGGCTCACCCCCCAGCGCCCCATGACCACCGCGCTGTAGCCCGACTGAGCTTCGAAGAGGATGTCGCGCGCGATGTCGACCTTGGCCGGATGCATTTCAACACGGATCGTCTTACCGTCGAAGCCGGCCTCCTCCAGAATCTTGCGTCCGTGGGCCATGCTCTCCTCGACCACCCTGCGCTGCTCGCGCTCCCAGGCGGCGATATCGGCCATCCGGGTCCGCCCCATGGGGTTGATGCCCATGTCCCAAAAGGCCTGGTCGATCTGCCGCAGGGCGTGGTAAAGCACCACCTGGACCACCTCGGGCGCCAGCATGTTCTTGATGTAGCGCACCGCGTCCAGCGCCTGATCCGAGCCGTCGATGGCCACCAGCAACTTCTTGACACCTGGATTTGTCATGTTTCCTCCCCCCTTTCGCTGTCTGCCGGAACGGCGCTGGGGCGGCGCCCACCGCCCGCCAGCGGCCCCTGAAACGCCCGGCGGAAACCTGAACCCCTATAAAGCACTGGCCCTTCCCACCTGCACAAGGACCCTTGGATCGTCAATTTTTGCCCCCATGATTCAAACGGGATCTATCGCACCGATTACGCGTCGGTCGGGCCTCAGTAAACCTCCCGCCGGTTCTCGCGATGATCGACGATGTAGAGCAGCGCGCCCTGCCCCTGGAGCTCCTCCCGGAGCCGGTCCAAGCGGCTGCGGTCCACATGGTAGGCCCGGATGTAGACGTTGCGAAAACCGGCCGGGGCCCCCTCGCTGCAGGAGAGCAGGCTCACCAGCCGGCCGCCGCAGCGGCCAATGATCCCGGTGAGGGCCTCGATTTGCCCCGGCGCCTCGGGGACCTGAATGGCGAACTGGATCCCCCGGCTTACCAACCCGGTGAGGCGTATCAGGGC
Above is a genomic segment from Desulfobacteraceae bacterium containing:
- a CDS encoding universal stress protein, which encodes MTNPGVKKLLVAIDGSDQALDAVRYIKNMLAPEVVQVVLYHALRQIDQAFWDMGINPMGRTRMADIAAWEREQRRVVEESMAHGRKILEEAGFDGKTIRVEMHPAKVDIARDILFEAQSGYSAVVMGRWGVSRLKDIVVGSTALKLIQKSQEVPVWMVGGKPKPGKLLLAYDGSEGADKAVAHVAQMAVGGSFDITLMTVLKGFGGPQGVHEAIFGGGGEKGLMAEVDRELRAKLDSAKNVMVTAGVPVGRIQTELQTGAASRSGAIYETAKRGGFGTIVVGRRGLSRIQEFYMGRVGNKVMQMAREMAIWVVS